In a genomic window of Roseiflexus castenholzii DSM 13941:
- a CDS encoding amino acid ABC transporter permease, whose translation MSARTPTVSKSAEALPPPTERYSVVRWMHKNLFSTWYNTLLTIIMLALTAFLVRGILEWALTQARWEVISANLRLFLVGQYPVTALWRIWACVALLAFLIGMSWGIWGRTQRGGAIAFGALPFILAITTSDETSRVALLITGIAGVVGYTLSWRWSGALRRVSIIGWILYFPILFVLVSGFGAADSVLPPVPTNLWGGLLLTLLLTVVGIVLSFPLGVLLALGRQSKLPVIHWLCVIYIELIRGVPFISVLFMAQLMLPLFLPGVTIDRVVRAMAGVIIFSAAYLAENVRGGLQSIPRGQYEAARALGLSAWKMTLLIILPQALRAVIPILVGQFIALFKDTSLVVIVGLLDLMGIARTVLAQPDFLGLQAEVYTFVAFVYGVFCYLMSAFSQRLEAQLHTGR comes from the coding sequence ATGAGCGCCAGGACGCCAACCGTTTCAAAATCCGCCGAGGCGCTGCCGCCGCCAACCGAACGATACAGCGTCGTTCGCTGGATGCACAAGAACCTGTTCAGCACCTGGTACAATACGCTGCTCACAATCATAATGCTGGCGCTGACGGCGTTTCTTGTGCGCGGCATACTGGAGTGGGCGCTCACACAGGCGCGCTGGGAGGTCATTAGCGCCAACCTGCGCCTGTTTCTGGTCGGGCAGTACCCGGTGACAGCGCTCTGGCGCATCTGGGCATGCGTGGCGTTGCTGGCATTCCTGATCGGCATGTCGTGGGGCATTTGGGGCAGGACGCAGCGCGGTGGAGCGATAGCGTTCGGTGCGTTGCCCTTCATTCTGGCGATCACGACCTCTGATGAGACATCGCGTGTCGCGCTGCTGATCACCGGCATCGCGGGCGTCGTCGGGTATACGCTGAGTTGGCGCTGGAGCGGCGCGTTGCGGCGGGTCAGTATCATTGGCTGGATTCTCTACTTCCCCATCCTCTTTGTGCTGGTCAGCGGGTTTGGCGCTGCTGATAGCGTCCTACCGCCTGTGCCGACCAACCTTTGGGGCGGGTTGCTGCTCACGCTGCTGCTGACGGTCGTTGGGATTGTGCTCTCTTTCCCGCTCGGCGTTCTACTGGCGTTGGGGCGGCAGTCGAAATTGCCGGTGATTCACTGGCTCTGCGTCATCTACATCGAACTGATCCGCGGTGTGCCGTTCATCAGTGTGCTGTTCATGGCGCAACTGATGCTCCCGTTGTTCCTGCCGGGCGTGACGATTGATCGGGTGGTGCGCGCGATGGCAGGGGTGATTATTTTCAGCGCCGCCTACCTGGCCGAGAATGTGCGCGGCGGCTTGCAGTCGATCCCGCGTGGTCAGTATGAAGCGGCACGCGCATTGGGTTTGAGCGCCTGGAAGATGACGCTGCTGATCATCCTGCCGCAGGCGCTCAGAGCCGTGATCCCGATTCTCGTGGGGCAGTTCATCGCGTTGTTCAAGGACACCTCGCTGGTGGTGATCGTCGGTCTGCTTGATCTTATGGGCATTGCCAGAACCGTTCTGGCGCAGCCCGACTTTCTGGGATTACAGGCGGAAGTCTACACCTTCGTTGCATTCGTCTATGGCGTCTTCTGCTATCTGATGTCGGCGTTCAGCCAGCGATTGGAAGCACAACTGCACACAGGACGTTAA
- a CDS encoding DUF4870 domain-containing protein, translating into MARPDEDERLTAAMAHASMIANATGLTGLVLTVVLWATQRRRSRFVRAHIVQALVYQAGTLLGVVLLMLLWSGCLVLSLLPAALRPDLYRDGTLPDTFWIALFGLIVPIVYGFAATLYALYGAYQVYRGNRFAYPLAGRLVARDLEAASSDAPVSATLQSGTPSLPSPGSPLVAQPSTPAPPTTPQARVVEESAKPDTSAAPATAAAPPSSSEAATTVGSAGSAPSSTDSAPPVSGAHEVAEVKPVQDALDQGSRLPDRVAASPADAPSTGQAPDER; encoded by the coding sequence ATGGCTCGACCCGACGAAGATGAGCGCCTGACAGCGGCAATGGCGCACGCCAGTATGATAGCGAATGCGACCGGTTTGACCGGACTGGTGCTGACCGTCGTGCTTTGGGCGACGCAGCGCCGGAGATCGCGTTTTGTGCGCGCGCATATCGTGCAGGCGCTCGTCTATCAGGCAGGCACGCTTTTGGGAGTCGTGCTGCTAATGCTCTTGTGGTCCGGGTGCCTGGTGCTCTCGTTGCTGCCTGCCGCGCTGCGACCAGACCTCTACCGTGATGGTACGTTGCCAGATACGTTCTGGATTGCGTTGTTCGGTCTGATCGTTCCCATTGTGTATGGATTTGCTGCGACCCTGTATGCACTCTACGGGGCATACCAGGTCTATCGCGGCAACCGATTCGCCTATCCGCTCGCCGGACGCCTCGTGGCGCGTGATCTGGAAGCGGCGTCATCTGACGCACCCGTATCAGCAACACTCCAATCAGGTACACCGTCGCTCCCTTCGCCTGGCAGCCCGCTTGTCGCGCAACCATCGACGCCTGCACCTCCAACTACGCCACAGGCGCGCGTCGTGGAAGAATCGGCGAAGCCGGACACATCAGCGGCGCCGGCCACGGCTGCCGCGCCTCCTTCGTCCTCCGAAGCGGCCACAACAGTCGGCAGCGCGGGGAGCGCACCATCATCCACCGATAGTGCGCCACCTGTTTCTGGCGCCCATGAGGTTGCAGAAGTTAAGCCAGTGCAGGACGCGCTCGACCAGGGTTCACGGTTGCCCGACAGAGTCGCCGCTTCACCTGCCGACGCCCCATCGACCGGTCAGGCGCCGGACGAACGGTAG
- a CDS encoding COX15/CtaA family protein, with protein sequence MLTRNRFPLYTWGVLIYNLLVILWGAFVRATGSGAGCGSHWPLCNGEVIPRAPAVETMVEFTHRLTSGVALLMVVGMLVWSYRAYPRGHIVRRGALLSMVFIITEALLGAGLVLFELVAHNASLTRAVSMAAHLLNTFILLACITLTGWWSSGGEPIRLRGQGAVASWLMTGMVGLILVGMTGAVIALGDTLFFAHTRAGGSEEDLAPLVAAIVSIRMMHPALAIGIGAFVVVAAWYTSTARPGATTRWLAIALTALYAVQLVAGYVNVALQAPVWMQLVHLFLADAVWIALVLLAASALRVSAITAETRAAASMVGAKG encoded by the coding sequence ATGCTGACGCGCAATCGTTTCCCTCTGTATACGTGGGGAGTGCTGATCTACAATCTGCTGGTCATTCTATGGGGCGCCTTCGTTCGTGCAACGGGTTCCGGCGCGGGATGCGGCAGTCATTGGCCCCTCTGCAACGGCGAAGTCATTCCGCGCGCGCCAGCCGTCGAAACCATGGTCGAGTTCACCCATCGTCTGACGAGCGGTGTGGCGTTGCTCATGGTGGTCGGCATGCTGGTGTGGTCCTATCGCGCTTACCCGCGTGGTCACATAGTGCGGCGCGGTGCGCTGCTCTCGATGGTGTTCATCATCACCGAAGCGCTGCTAGGCGCCGGGTTGGTGCTGTTTGAATTAGTGGCGCACAATGCGTCGCTGACCCGTGCTGTTTCTATGGCGGCGCATTTGCTGAACACCTTCATTCTGCTTGCCTGCATCACCCTGACCGGTTGGTGGTCGTCGGGCGGTGAACCGATCCGCCTGCGCGGTCAGGGCGCCGTCGCCTCCTGGCTGATGACCGGTATGGTGGGGTTGATCCTGGTCGGAATGACCGGCGCAGTGATTGCGCTTGGCGACACGCTGTTCTTCGCTCACACCCGCGCGGGCGGGAGTGAAGAGGACCTTGCGCCGCTCGTTGCGGCAATCGTCTCGATCCGTATGATGCATCCCGCGCTGGCGATTGGCATCGGTGCATTTGTAGTGGTTGCCGCGTGGTATACGAGCACGGCGCGCCCTGGCGCCACCACGCGCTGGCTGGCGATTGCGCTGACGGCATTGTATGCCGTGCAACTTGTTGCCGGGTATGTCAACGTCGCGCTTCAGGCGCCGGTCTGGATGCAACTGGTGCATCTATTCCTGGCGGATGCGGTGTGGATTGCGCTCGTTCTGCTGGCGGCATCAGCGCTACGGGTGAGTGCGATCACCGCCGAGACACGTGCGGCGGCTTCGATGGTCGGGGCGAAAGGTTAG
- a CDS encoding vWA domain-containing protein: MDEFETLVPHGNLMTHVVAFAHLLRNTGIKVSVEQTIDLVRALEHVPIMSRNDFRAAARCTLVCRREDLPVFDAAFDFYWRTQSGFDPLMLAIPVVKTPPKPLRLPRRPRGQGDGHKEPDRHEEQQEEKVGFTLTFTAAETLRTKDFGNFTYEEVQACKELLRTLEWRIEPRRTRRRRSANRPGVIDMRRLLRRNLRYGGEPIELTFREPRYRQRPLVVLCDISGSMDRYSRILLQFVHTISNGLRDVEAFVFGTRLTRITRLLRERDIDEAIAAVSKQVVDWSGGTRIGDAVRHFNYSWSRRVLGRGPVVLLISDGWDRGDPQVLAREMARLQRSCYRLIWLNPLLGNPRYQPLTQGMQAALPFIDDFLPVHNLISLEQLGAKLAMLGARRPERRQNAGGRVIAQV; this comes from the coding sequence ATGGACGAATTTGAAACGCTCGTTCCCCACGGTAACCTGATGACGCACGTGGTTGCGTTTGCGCACCTGTTGCGTAACACCGGCATCAAGGTGAGCGTCGAGCAGACGATTGATCTGGTGCGGGCGCTGGAACACGTCCCTATCATGTCGCGCAACGATTTCCGCGCTGCTGCGCGCTGTACGTTGGTCTGCCGGCGGGAGGACCTGCCGGTGTTCGATGCCGCCTTTGATTTTTACTGGCGCACGCAGTCGGGTTTCGACCCGCTGATGCTGGCGATCCCGGTAGTCAAAACGCCGCCAAAGCCGCTGCGTCTGCCGCGGCGTCCGCGTGGCCAGGGCGATGGTCACAAGGAGCCGGATCGTCACGAAGAACAGCAGGAGGAGAAGGTCGGGTTCACCCTGACGTTCACTGCTGCCGAAACGCTGCGGACCAAAGACTTTGGCAACTTTACATACGAAGAAGTGCAGGCGTGCAAAGAGTTGCTGCGCACGCTCGAATGGCGTATCGAGCCGCGCCGCACGCGCCGCCGCCGTTCGGCGAACCGCCCTGGCGTGATCGATATGCGCCGTCTCCTGCGCCGAAACCTGCGGTATGGCGGTGAGCCGATCGAACTGACCTTCCGCGAACCGCGCTATCGCCAGCGTCCCCTGGTTGTGCTGTGCGACATCAGTGGCTCGATGGATCGCTATAGCCGCATTCTGCTCCAGTTCGTCCACACGATCTCGAATGGTCTGCGCGATGTCGAGGCGTTTGTGTTCGGCACGCGCCTGACGCGCATTACACGCCTGTTGCGCGAACGCGATATCGATGAAGCAATCGCCGCCGTCAGTAAACAGGTCGTCGATTGGTCGGGCGGGACGCGCATCGGCGATGCGGTGCGCCACTTCAACTACTCCTGGTCGCGGCGGGTGCTTGGGCGTGGACCGGTGGTGCTGCTGATCAGCGATGGCTGGGACCGTGGCGATCCGCAGGTGCTCGCGCGCGAAATGGCACGGTTGCAACGCTCCTGCTATCGCCTGATCTGGCTGAACCCGCTGCTCGGTAATCCGCGCTATCAGCCGCTAACCCAGGGGATGCAGGCGGCGCTTCCCTTCATCGACGACTTCCTGCCGGTGCATAACCTGATCAGCCTCGAACAACTCGGCGCAAAACTTGCGATGCTCGGCGCGCGCCGACCGGAGCGCCGCCAGAACGCCGGTGGGAGAGTGATCGCACAAGTGTAG
- a CDS encoding amino acid ABC transporter substrate-binding protein → MKRVLGWLIVIPLLLAACGQPAAQTGQPVEVTRIVEVTRVVEVTPVGGGAPAQPAATPAPAPASAAPAGFGETLKAIQARGKLICGVNSQVPGFGFVDPTGAFSGFDIDYCKALAAAIFNDVSKIEYRPLTAEQRFAALQSGEIDVLIRNTTWTLTRDTDNGGNFVATTFYDGQGIMVPKASNITKLEDLNGATICVQKGTTTELNLADQMNARNLAYTPATFEDANSTFAAYAEERCDAVTTDKSGLVSRRSVLPNPDDHVILDVTLSKEPLGPMVRQGDDQWFDIVQWAVFATFAAEEFGITSQNVDQLKETDTRPEVRRLLGADPNVDLGAKLGLSKDWAANVIKAVGNYGEIYDRNLGPNTKTAIPRGINNLYTQGGLLYAPPFR, encoded by the coding sequence ATGAAACGCGTGCTCGGATGGCTGATCGTCATTCCGCTCCTGCTGGCTGCGTGTGGTCAACCGGCAGCCCAGACGGGGCAACCGGTGGAAGTGACCCGCATCGTCGAAGTGACTCGCGTTGTCGAAGTGACGCCGGTTGGCGGCGGCGCGCCTGCACAACCGGCAGCGACTCCCGCGCCTGCTCCGGCGTCTGCCGCTCCTGCTGGTTTCGGTGAGACGCTCAAGGCGATTCAGGCGCGCGGCAAACTGATCTGCGGCGTCAACAGCCAGGTTCCCGGTTTTGGGTTCGTCGATCCGACAGGCGCTTTCAGCGGTTTCGATATCGATTACTGCAAGGCGCTGGCAGCAGCCATTTTCAATGATGTCAGCAAGATCGAATATCGTCCACTGACTGCGGAGCAGCGCTTTGCCGCCTTGCAGAGCGGCGAGATCGATGTGCTCATCCGCAACACGACCTGGACGCTCACCCGTGATACCGACAACGGCGGCAATTTCGTCGCCACGACGTTCTACGACGGTCAGGGTATTATGGTCCCGAAAGCCTCGAATATTACGAAGCTCGAAGACTTGAACGGCGCGACGATCTGTGTGCAGAAGGGCACGACGACCGAGTTGAACCTGGCGGACCAGATGAACGCGCGTAACCTGGCGTATACCCCCGCAACGTTCGAGGACGCCAACAGCACCTTCGCCGCCTACGCCGAGGAGCGTTGCGATGCCGTGACGACCGATAAGTCCGGTCTCGTGTCGCGCCGCTCAGTGCTGCCCAACCCCGATGATCACGTCATCCTCGATGTGACGCTGTCGAAGGAGCCGCTTGGTCCGATGGTGCGCCAGGGCGACGACCAGTGGTTCGACATTGTGCAGTGGGCGGTATTTGCCACGTTTGCCGCTGAAGAGTTCGGTATCACATCGCAAAATGTGGATCAACTCAAAGAAACCGATACCCGTCCCGAAGTTCGGCGCTTGCTTGGCGCTGATCCAAATGTGGACCTCGGTGCGAAGCTGGGCTTGAGTAAGGATTGGGCTGCCAATGTCATCAAAGCGGTCGGCAATTATGGCGAGATCTACGACCGCAATCTCGGCCCGAATACGAAGACTGCCATTCCACGTGGCATCAACAATCTTTACACTCAGGGCGGATTGCTCTACGCGCCGCCGTTCCGGTAA
- a CDS encoding ABA4-like family protein, which produces MERFFQYLNVFPMPLWLAMMFAPGNPLTERMSRPGPLFIITGLNYIVALALAVRRGQRDGAAIDFTSLEGIRKGMSSPEGAAAAWAHMLALDLFSGAWIYRECRRLNAPWQVRIPALFATLMAGPAGLMGFLLWRLRKGEE; this is translated from the coding sequence ATGGAACGGTTCTTTCAGTATCTCAATGTTTTCCCAATGCCACTCTGGCTGGCGATGATGTTCGCCCCCGGGAATCCGCTCACCGAGCGGATGAGCCGTCCGGGACCACTGTTTATCATCACCGGGCTGAACTACATTGTCGCACTGGCGCTGGCAGTACGGCGCGGGCAGCGCGATGGCGCGGCAATAGATTTTACCTCACTTGAGGGAATTCGCAAGGGGATGAGTTCGCCGGAAGGCGCTGCTGCGGCGTGGGCGCACATGCTCGCCCTCGATCTCTTCAGCGGCGCGTGGATCTACCGTGAGTGCCGCCGTCTGAACGCACCCTGGCAGGTGCGCATCCCCGCGCTCTTTGCAACGTTGATGGCAGGTCCTGCCGGATTGATGGGGTTTCTGCTCTGGCGTTTGAGGAAAGGCGAGGAATGA
- a CDS encoding gamma carbonic anhydrase family protein has translation MTEPFTFPDITDRLDIHPTAYISPYAYVHGTVSIGADSSVWPMVVIRGDNGFIRIGARCNIQDGSVLHADPDARLTIGDGVSIGHAAVVHGCTVEDDVLIGIGAVVLNHAQIGAGSLIAARALVTEGMIVPPGSLVMGIPGVIRPLGEGRLERIRRTAQRYVALKERYRSSGA, from the coding sequence ATGACCGAACCATTCACCTTCCCCGACATCACCGACCGGCTCGACATCCATCCAACCGCGTATATTTCGCCATATGCATATGTACACGGCACGGTCAGCATTGGCGCCGACTCGTCGGTGTGGCCTATGGTCGTCATTCGTGGCGATAATGGATTCATTCGTATCGGTGCGCGGTGTAATATCCAGGATGGCAGCGTGCTCCATGCCGACCCAGACGCCCGGCTGACGATTGGCGACGGTGTGAGCATCGGGCATGCAGCCGTTGTTCATGGCTGCACCGTCGAGGATGATGTGCTGATCGGGATCGGTGCGGTGGTGCTGAATCATGCGCAGATCGGCGCCGGTAGCCTGATCGCAGCGCGCGCCCTGGTGACCGAGGGCATGATCGTTCCACCAGGGTCGCTGGTGATGGGCATACCCGGTGTTATTCGCCCGCTCGGCGAAGGGCGTCTCGAACGGATCCGCCGAACGGCGCAACGCTACGTGGCGCTGAAGGAGCGCTACCGTTCGTCCGGCGCCTGA
- the rocF gene encoding arginase — protein sequence MRDVAIIGVPLDLGAGRRGVDMGPSAIRYAGLRERIVALGCQVRDLGNISVPLAEQIEPPTPDERLRYLQPIAHAVRDLAQRVRDVVASGALPLMLGGDHSLSIGSVAGVAHNRRIGVIWLDAHGDYNTPETTPSGNIHGMGLAALTGRGHPLLTDVLGQMPAVHPADVALVGVRSLDDGERDALRASGVRVFTMHDIDRRGMASVMEEAILHVSVNTAGFHLSFDLDALDPNEAPGVGTPVLGGMTYREAHLAMELVAASGRLIGLDLVEVNPILDERNTTALLAVEFALSALGKRIY from the coding sequence ATGCGCGATGTCGCCATCATTGGCGTGCCGCTCGACCTTGGCGCCGGTCGGCGCGGCGTTGATATGGGTCCGAGTGCAATCCGGTATGCTGGGCTGCGCGAGCGGATTGTGGCGCTCGGTTGTCAGGTGCGCGATCTTGGCAATATCAGCGTTCCGCTGGCGGAACAGATCGAACCGCCAACGCCGGATGAACGGCTGCGCTACCTCCAACCCATCGCGCATGCCGTCCGCGACCTGGCGCAGCGCGTGCGCGACGTCGTCGCATCCGGCGCTCTGCCGCTCATGCTCGGCGGCGACCACAGTTTGTCGATTGGGTCGGTGGCAGGTGTGGCGCACAACCGACGCATTGGCGTGATCTGGCTCGATGCGCATGGCGACTATAATACACCAGAGACGACGCCCTCGGGGAATATTCATGGCATGGGGCTTGCGGCGCTTACCGGGCGCGGGCATCCTCTGCTGACCGATGTGCTCGGACAGATGCCGGCGGTGCATCCGGCGGATGTGGCGCTGGTGGGTGTGCGGAGCCTTGATGACGGCGAACGGGACGCGCTCCGCGCATCCGGGGTGCGCGTCTTTACGATGCACGACATCGACCGACGCGGGATGGCGTCGGTGATGGAAGAGGCGATCCTGCACGTCAGCGTCAATACGGCTGGATTTCACCTGAGTTTTGATCTCGATGCCCTCGATCCGAACGAAGCGCCAGGGGTCGGGACGCCGGTGCTCGGGGGCATGACGTATCGTGAGGCGCATCTGGCGATGGAACTGGTGGCGGCGTCCGGGCGTTTGATCGGGCTTGATCTGGTGGAAGTCAACCCTATTCTTGACGAGCGCAACACGACGGCGCTTCTGGCGGTCGAGTTTGCGCTCTCGGCGCTGGGGAAACGGATTTATTGA
- a CDS encoding amino acid ABC transporter ATP-binding protein has protein sequence MSANTSSTADPIIICRDVHKWYGNYHALRGIDMDVRRGEVVVVFGPSGSGKSTFIRTINRLEEHQRGQITVDGIELTHDVRNIERIRMETGMVFQQFNLFPHLTVIDNITLAPIWVRGWTKAQAEEIAMQLLKRVGIPEQARKYPGQLSGGQQQRVAIARALAMQPKIMLFDEPTSALDPEMIKEVLDVMIELAESGMTMIVVTHEMGFARAVADTMYFFDQGQIVESGAPEQIFGDPREARTKLFLSQVLSH, from the coding sequence ATGAGCGCCAACACATCGTCAACCGCCGATCCGATCATCATTTGCCGCGATGTGCATAAGTGGTACGGCAATTACCACGCGCTGCGCGGCATCGATATGGACGTGCGCCGGGGTGAAGTCGTGGTCGTCTTTGGTCCTTCCGGCTCCGGCAAATCGACCTTCATCCGCACGATCAATCGGCTGGAGGAGCATCAGCGCGGTCAGATCACCGTGGATGGGATCGAACTGACCCACGATGTGCGCAACATTGAGCGCATCCGCATGGAAACCGGCATGGTCTTTCAGCAGTTCAACCTCTTTCCCCACCTCACCGTGATCGACAATATCACTCTGGCGCCGATATGGGTGCGCGGTTGGACGAAAGCGCAGGCGGAAGAGATTGCCATGCAACTGCTGAAGCGGGTTGGCATTCCTGAGCAGGCGCGCAAGTATCCGGGGCAGTTGAGCGGCGGTCAGCAGCAGCGTGTGGCGATTGCGCGCGCCCTGGCGATGCAACCGAAGATTATGCTCTTCGATGAGCCAACTTCGGCGCTCGACCCGGAGATGATCAAAGAAGTGCTCGATGTTATGATCGAGTTGGCGGAAAGTGGTATGACCATGATCGTTGTGACGCACGAAATGGGGTTTGCCCGCGCCGTCGCCGATACGATGTACTTCTTTGATCAGGGGCAGATTGTGGAAAGCGGTGCGCCAGAGCAGATTTTCGGCGATCCCCGCGAAGCGCGCACGAAGTTATTCCTCTCTCAGGTGCTATCCCATTAA
- a CDS encoding AAA family ATPase has protein sequence MHFTTIDELQQALAAHHYIADRPLTTAIFLALKLQKPLLLEGEAGVGKTEIAKTLARMQDRHLIRLQCYEGLDVNTTIYEWNYTRQMVQIRLIEALGAADAHAALNEIFSPEFLIKRPLLQAIEESWERPPVLLIDEIDRADEEFEAFLLELLSDWQISIPEIGTIRASQPPTVVITSNRTREIHDALKRRCLFYWIDYPSLDKELQIVNAKVPGASERLSRQVVAFVHELRKLDLFKLPGVAETLDWTTALTALDARELTADLVEDTLGAILKYQDDIAQVRGQGVRSLLEKVGM, from the coding sequence ATGCACTTCACAACCATTGACGAGTTACAGCAAGCGCTCGCCGCACACCACTACATTGCCGACCGTCCATTGACAACCGCAATTTTTCTGGCGCTCAAACTCCAAAAACCGCTGCTGCTGGAAGGGGAAGCGGGGGTTGGCAAGACCGAGATCGCCAAAACGCTGGCGCGGATGCAAGACCGCCACCTGATTCGCCTTCAGTGCTACGAAGGTCTCGACGTCAACACGACGATCTATGAGTGGAACTATACCCGGCAGATGGTGCAGATCCGCCTGATAGAGGCGCTTGGCGCCGCCGATGCCCATGCTGCGCTCAATGAAATCTTCAGCCCTGAGTTTCTGATCAAGCGCCCGTTGCTCCAGGCTATCGAAGAGAGTTGGGAACGGCCGCCGGTGCTGCTGATCGATGAGATCGACCGCGCTGATGAAGAGTTCGAGGCATTTCTGCTCGAATTGCTCTCCGACTGGCAGATCAGCATCCCGGAGATTGGAACGATCCGCGCCAGTCAACCGCCGACGGTCGTTATCACCAGCAACCGCACCCGCGAGATTCACGATGCGCTGAAGCGGCGCTGTCTCTTTTACTGGATCGATTATCCGTCGCTTGATAAAGAACTTCAGATCGTCAATGCCAAAGTGCCCGGCGCATCGGAGCGGCTGTCGCGTCAAGTAGTGGCGTTCGTCCATGAACTGCGCAAACTCGATCTCTTCAAGCTTCCCGGCGTCGCCGAGACGCTCGATTGGACGACAGCGCTCACGGCGCTCGATGCGCGTGAACTGACCGCCGATCTCGTTGAGGATACGCTCGGCGCCATTCTGAAGTACCAGGACGACATTGCGCAGGTGCGCGGGCAGGGGGTGCGCTCGCTGTTGGAGAAGGTGGGCATGTAG
- a CDS encoding amino acid ABC transporter permease: protein MEAPPRPTSPLRLSRAFWRDERFIQIAIQILFLALVIWVGSVALRNMLTSLRQQGLALGFDFLNSGAGFDISDALIAYSSSDTFARALQVGLLNTVVVSLLGIVLATLLGIVVGVARLSSNWLVNRMAWVFVEIMRNVPLLVLLVFIYTAFFLKLPRARQAVNIGPVYLSNRGVAVPWGEPTDTWSLYMSVLVGALIAGALVGFAMHRWQEQSGRPRPLVWFSLLTIAVIAMVGWVALPQPPLILSYPEIAGFNFQGGRVLSPEFMALLIGLVLYTAGFIGEVVRAGIQAVPKGQVEAARALGLTPSRTLRLVVFPQALRLIIPPITNQYLNLTKNSTLAVAIGYPDLFAVSGTIINQTGRAVEMIAVVMAVYLILSLLTSLIMNWYNRRVRLVER, encoded by the coding sequence ATGGAAGCGCCTCCGCGCCCAACATCGCCGCTGCGATTGAGCCGCGCCTTCTGGCGCGATGAACGGTTCATCCAGATCGCCATCCAGATCCTTTTTCTGGCGCTGGTGATCTGGGTTGGTTCCGTGGCGCTGCGCAATATGTTGACGTCGCTCCGTCAGCAGGGGCTGGCGCTGGGATTCGATTTTCTCAATAGCGGCGCAGGGTTCGACATCAGCGATGCGCTGATTGCGTATAGCAGCAGCGATACCTTTGCGCGCGCGCTCCAGGTCGGGTTACTTAACACGGTTGTGGTCAGCCTGCTGGGTATTGTGCTGGCTACGCTGCTGGGTATTGTGGTGGGTGTTGCGCGCCTCTCAAGCAACTGGCTCGTCAATCGTATGGCGTGGGTGTTTGTGGAGATCATGCGCAATGTGCCGCTGTTGGTGCTGCTCGTCTTTATCTACACCGCCTTCTTTCTGAAACTGCCCCGCGCCCGTCAGGCGGTGAATATCGGTCCCGTCTATCTGAGCAATCGCGGGGTGGCTGTTCCCTGGGGCGAACCAACCGATACGTGGTCCCTCTATATGTCCGTTCTGGTCGGTGCGCTGATTGCGGGTGCGCTGGTCGGGTTTGCCATGCACCGGTGGCAGGAACAGAGCGGTCGCCCGCGTCCGTTGGTCTGGTTCTCGTTGCTGACCATAGCGGTGATTGCGATGGTTGGATGGGTCGCGTTGCCGCAACCGCCGTTGATCCTCTCGTACCCGGAAATTGCCGGGTTCAACTTTCAAGGCGGGCGGGTGTTGTCGCCGGAATTTATGGCGCTGCTGATCGGTCTTGTTCTTTATACGGCAGGATTCATCGGCGAAGTGGTGCGCGCCGGTATTCAGGCTGTGCCCAAAGGTCAGGTCGAGGCGGCGCGCGCGCTGGGACTTACACCGTCACGCACGCTGCGGTTGGTTGTCTTTCCGCAGGCGCTGCGCCTGATCATTCCGCCGATTACCAACCAGTACCTGAACCTGACCAAGAACTCGACACTGGCGGTCGCTATCGGGTATCCCGATCTGTTTGCGGTCTCCGGCACGATTATCAATCAGACCGGGCGCGCCGTTGAGATGATCGCTGTGGTGATGGCGGTCTACCTGATCTTAAGCCTGCTGACATCGCTGATCATGAACTGGTACAACCGTCGTGTCCGTCTGGTGGAGCGTTGA